A genomic stretch from Effusibacillus pohliae DSM 22757 includes:
- a CDS encoding putative holin-like toxin, protein MPVEVYQALSLMFMFGMFILALLNYL, encoded by the coding sequence ATGCCGGTGGAGGTATACCAAGCGTTGTCCTTGATGTTCATGTTTGGCATGTTCATCTTGGCGTTGCTGAATTACCT